The region CGATGTAGCCTTACTAACCGCAAACTAGGAACGGCTGGAACTTTTTTCTGAAACGAATTCAGGCAAAAAGTTTTGGTCGCTTAAACTTCCCACCGTATGGTGTTCAAATACTTCCGCCGGTGGCAACACCAGGTGATCGCCAGGGTTATCGGGGGCCTCCGTTGCTTGATTTTCCTGGGGATCCCCCGCTGGCAACAGTCCTAAAAAGGGCAAGGGCAGCAGGGTGGAAAGGTTAGTGATAATCACCAACAAAGCCAAATTATCAAATTGAGTTTCCGTTACCCCCAACCAATGGGTCAGCAATGACCCCACCTCGAAGGATAATACCCCCGCCAAATTCATCACCGACATCAATAGGGCAAAAAGAGTGGCTTCAATGCCCGGTGGACAGAGACGGGCCGCCAAAACCAACACCGGCATAAAAGCAATTTGACCGGTTACGGTGAGAATAATGCTATCCCCCAAACTAAACCAATGGTCATCAATGCCGATGGCTCGGTTAGCGTGGGTAATTAAAATTAGGGTAGTTAACCCCAAGGCACTGGAAATCACCGTACTCCAGCCCATAATTACCCGGAAGGGCACGGTTTTTAAGAAGCGTTGGTAAAGTCCCACCCCTATCAATCCGGCTACGCTAGTGACCAAACGCACCCGCCCCAAAAATTCTGGCTCAAAGCCTAACTCGTTCGTGGTGAAATAAAAAAAAGCTGACTCGGCGCTGGGAGTTGCTTGCCAAAAGAAAATAAACAAAGTGGGCAACAGAATGGTTTTTTGTCGCACTGCCTGCCAAACCAATTTAATTTGGGCGCGGGGTTCTGGCTTACTATCCTCTTCACCGACAGATGCTTCACTAATCAAAAAAGCGGCCCCTACGGTCAGCAAAGGAAAAATGGCGGTGATGGCAAAGACAGTGCGGGTGCTAAACCATTCCAAAAGAGCGCCACTGGCATAGGCAGTAATAATGCCCCCCACGGCGGCGGCTCCCCAAGTGAGGGATTGCAAAGATCCCACTTGGGCTAGGGATTCCCGTTGGGCCCGTTCCACTACTAGGGAATCGACAATGACATCGCCGATCGCCACGGACAGGGAAGTGAAAAGCAATACCAACCCAGCTTGGGTGCCGCTACCAACCCAGCCCGCAAACAACAACCAACCGACACTACCCATTAAGCCCGATAACCACAGGTACGATCGCCGTCGGTAGCCAAACAGGGGCACCGTGTCCGACAGTAGACCAAGCACTGGTTTAATGATCCACGGGGCTGCTCCCAAACCAATCAGGGCCCCCATGGCCGCTGGACTCAGCCCCAATTCATCTTTGAGGAAAAAGCTTACTGCTAAACGGG is a window of Synechocystis sp. PCC 7338 DNA encoding:
- a CDS encoding folate/biopterin family MFS transporter is translated as MTPIAILFSTPFKRFLREKVLLGNAPSWELLAILSIYFVQGVLGLSRLAVSFFLKDELGLSPAAMGALIGLGAAPWIIKPVLGLLSDTVPLFGYRRRSYLWLSGLMGSVGWLLFAGWVGSGTQAGLVLLFTSLSVAIGDVIVDSLVVERAQRESLAQVGSLQSLTWGAAAVGGIITAYASGALLEWFSTRTVFAITAIFPLLTVGAAFLISEASVGEEDSKPEPRAQIKLVWQAVRQKTILLPTLFIFFWQATPSAESAFFYFTTNELGFEPEFLGRVRLVTSVAGLIGVGLYQRFLKTVPFRVIMGWSTVISSALGLTTLILITHANRAIGIDDHWFSLGDSIILTVTGQIAFMPVLVLAARLCPPGIEATLFALLMSVMNLAGVLSFEVGSLLTHWLGVTETQFDNLALLVIITNLSTLLPLPFLGLLPAGDPQENQATEAPDNPGDHLVLPPAEVFEHHTVGSLSDQNFLPEFVSEKSSSRS